A window from bacterium encodes these proteins:
- a CDS encoding ferredoxin, with protein MADKTQAFPDNVPGKYYVDDTCIVCGACEAAAPDNFKLSDDGSHDVVYKQPVSDDENQACQEALEGCPVGSIGDDGE; from the coding sequence ATGGCTGACAAGACGCAAGCATTCCCGGACAACGTCCCGGGCAAGTACTACGTCGATGATACCTGCATCGTCTGTGGCGCCTGCGAAGCAGCCGCCCCCGACAACTTCAAGCTCTCGGACGATGGCAGCCACGACGTGGTCTACAAGCAGCCTGTAAGCGATGACGAGAATCAGGCGTGCCAAGAAGCGCTCGAAGGCTGCCCTGTCGGCTCCATCGGCGACGACGGCGAGTAG
- a CDS encoding DUF1801 domain-containing protein: MQSKALTPEAYIESLPEDRRAALEQLRTVLKENLPAGFEEVMGYGMLGYVVPHSLYPAGYHCDPKQPLPFINVASQKNHIAIYHMGLYMTGELLDWFVAQWETVSRKKLDMGKSCIRFKKPEDIPYGLIGELATKLTPEQWIASYEKVLNR; this comes from the coding sequence ATGCAATCGAAAGCACTTACCCCCGAAGCCTACATCGAGAGCCTGCCCGAGGACCGCAGGGCGGCCCTGGAGCAGCTCCGGACAGTGCTGAAGGAAAACCTGCCGGCAGGGTTCGAAGAGGTCATGGGCTACGGGATGCTCGGCTACGTCGTGCCCCACTCGCTCTATCCCGCCGGCTATCACTGCGATCCCAAGCAGCCGCTCCCCTTCATCAACGTGGCCTCCCAGAAGAACCACATCGCGATCTACCACATGGGCCTCTACATGACGGGCGAGCTGCTCGATTGGTTCGTCGCGCAGTGGGAGACCGTGTCGCGCAAGAAGCTCGACATGGGCAAGAGCTGCATCCGCTTCAAGAAGCCTGAAGACATTCCCTACGGGCTGATCGGCGAGCTCGCCACCAAGCTGACGCCCGAGCAATGGATCGCAAGCTACGAGAAGGTTCTCAATCGCTAA
- a CDS encoding amidohydrolase: protein MSATLAQAVDALNPELIAHRREFHRHPELGFHEVRTADRLVEILEGYGLTVERMVKTGVVACIKGDRPGKTLLLRADIDALPLQELSTHDYKSEHDGVMHACGHDAHMAILLGVAKILSERKHEFSGTVKLVFQPAEEGPGGAKPMIEAGVMENPKVDAAIGLHVWNNQPVGTVGTRPGPVMANTDEFSLEIVGKGGHGAMPHLSVDAITVAGQVIGALQTIVSRNVSPLDSAVVTLGSIRGGERHNIIAQTVHLSGTVRSFSPAVGSLLPRRIEEVVAGVTRAMGATYHLHYHRVYPATVNDPGMTELVRQAAIKVVGESHVIEAEPSMGGEDMAYFLQEVPGCYFFVGTANPEKGLDYPHHHPRFDIDEAGLTVGVKVMLQAVYDYLA, encoded by the coding sequence ATGTCGGCCACCCTCGCCCAAGCCGTCGACGCCCTGAACCCCGAGCTGATCGCACACCGGCGCGAGTTCCACCGCCACCCCGAGCTGGGCTTCCATGAGGTGCGCACCGCCGATCGCCTCGTCGAAATCCTCGAAGGATACGGCCTGACGGTCGAGAGGATGGTCAAGACCGGGGTCGTGGCCTGCATCAAGGGCGATCGCCCCGGCAAGACCCTGCTGTTGCGGGCCGACATCGACGCCCTGCCGCTCCAGGAGCTCTCCACCCACGACTACAAGTCCGAGCACGACGGGGTGATGCACGCCTGCGGCCATGACGCCCACATGGCCATTCTCCTGGGCGTCGCCAAGATCCTCAGCGAGCGCAAGCACGAGTTCTCGGGCACGGTCAAGCTGGTCTTCCAGCCGGCCGAAGAAGGCCCCGGCGGCGCCAAGCCCATGATCGAGGCCGGGGTGATGGAGAATCCCAAGGTGGATGCGGCCATCGGCCTCCACGTCTGGAACAACCAACCCGTGGGCACCGTCGGGACGCGCCCGGGCCCCGTCATGGCCAACACCGACGAGTTCTCGCTCGAGATCGTGGGCAAGGGCGGCCACGGAGCCATGCCGCACCTCTCGGTAGATGCGATCACCGTCGCCGGGCAGGTGATCGGCGCGCTGCAGACCATCGTCTCGCGCAATGTCTCCCCCCTCGACTCGGCAGTGGTGACCCTCGGCTCCATCCGGGGCGGCGAGCGCCACAACATCATCGCCCAGACCGTCCACCTCTCGGGCACGGTGCGCTCCTTCTCGCCGGCGGTGGGCAGCCTCCTGCCCCGGCGCATCGAAGAAGTGGTCGCGGGCGTCACCCGCGCCATGGGGGCGACCTATCATCTCCACTACCACCGGGTCTACCCTGCCACGGTCAACGACCCGGGCATGACCGAGCTGGTGCGCCAGGCTGCCATCAAGGTGGTGGGCGAGAGTCATGTGATCGAAGCCGAACCCAGCATGGGCGGCGAGGACATGGCCTACTTCCTGCAAGAAGTGCCCGGCTGCTACTTCTTCGTCGGGACGGCGAACCCCGAGAAGGGCCTGGACTATCCGCACCACCACCCGCGCTTCGACATCGACGAGGCGGGCCTCACCGTGGGCGTCAAGGTGATGCTGCAAGCGGTCTACGACTACCTGGCATAA
- a CDS encoding 3-oxoacyl-ACP reductase FabG, with translation MKLLGHTALVTGASHGIGRAIALAFAEEGADVAVNYAHDHEAAEAVVSEIASLGRRAIALQADVSDPDEVRRMVERAEAALGPIDRLVNNAGIVMRASLFDITPEMWDRVMDVNAKGVFLVSQAVARGMMARQGGVIVNISSMRGVEGAESSMHYAASKAAVISLTKCFARELAPKVRVNAIAPGYVDTRIQADLSPEKRHAIEQGTPLKRFGQLEDIARTAVYFASDDSAYVTGQTLLVDGGRVIC, from the coding sequence ATGAAACTGCTGGGACACACGGCCCTCGTCACCGGCGCAAGCCACGGCATCGGCAGGGCAATTGCCTTGGCCTTCGCCGAAGAGGGTGCCGACGTCGCGGTCAACTACGCCCACGACCACGAGGCCGCCGAAGCCGTCGTCAGTGAGATCGCTTCTCTTGGGCGCCGGGCGATCGCGCTTCAGGCCGACGTGTCCGACCCCGACGAGGTCCGCCGCATGGTCGAGCGGGCCGAGGCCGCCCTGGGCCCTATCGACCGGCTCGTCAACAACGCGGGCATCGTCATGCGCGCGAGCCTCTTCGACATCACCCCCGAGATGTGGGACCGGGTCATGGACGTCAACGCCAAGGGTGTCTTCCTCGTCTCTCAGGCGGTCGCCCGCGGCATGATGGCTCGCCAGGGCGGGGTCATCGTCAACATCTCGTCCATGCGCGGGGTGGAGGGGGCCGAGAGCTCCATGCACTACGCCGCCTCCAAGGCGGCCGTCATCTCGCTGACCAAGTGCTTCGCCCGCGAGCTCGCTCCCAAGGTGCGGGTCAACGCGATCGCCCCCGGCTACGTGGACACCCGCATCCAGGCTGATCTCTCCCCGGAGAAGCGCCACGCCATCGAGCAGGGCACCCCGCTCAAGCGCTTTGGCCAGCTCGAGGACATCGCCCGAACGGCGGTATACTTCGCCTCGGACGACTCGGCCTACGTGACGGGCCAGACGCTCCTGGTCGACGGCGGCCGAGTCATCTGCTGA
- a CDS encoding tryptophanase codes for MLISPYRNKIVHPLALPAPAERLAHLAEAGYNVARLPSAAVYLDLLTDSGQAAMSDRQFSAMGRGDEAYAGSRSFAALAERVEALFGLQFTVPAHQGRAAENLLAQHLLRPGTRVFGNALHSTTRRILAHAEARFHEVGVAHAWDTASTDAFKGDLDLSRLSSTHAEGNEPSVVWLAMTSEPIGGQAVSLANVRAVSEWARSHGIPVVVDASRLHENAWRIRCHEAPDQDAEAIARQVAACCDYLYLSGKKVGLSTVGGLVATADRGAMERLRRHCIVFEGMPFYGGMAGRDMEALAVGLDEAFDDTALAHRAGLIARMAEQLTAAGVPIIQPPGGHAVYLDMDRFAPHLGATASATLTAWLYAIAGVRAAAVDTRDALGAPRRLVRLALPARRYDEAQLDWVAKGVAALYAQQEQLPVLLQTGKFEGLPPGEPRFEPSSEAFEAPSPLSGPITPYYARVVEPAVAPPRAQREAVLAQAGYNLYLLPADAVGIDAFTDSGTNAMSDRAWGEMVAADEAYRGTGAYSRFAEAVRETYGFPYVLPAHQGRGAEALLSETLIRPGRAVVIGNQPFTTTQTHILRCGGRFVDVTVEAAYRPDERHPFKGDVDLDRLEAAIHAHGPERIAYLNLGVTVNASGGQPVRLETLRAIKAIAERHGLPIYLDATRAVENAWFIREREAGMNAYSVSDLVREIAACADGITVSAKKDLMTNIGGFLALRDPAVAERAWKVSERLAGHPASGGLANRDLLAMACGLTEMRDDATVTHRILQVRELGERLLAAGLPVIAPIGGHAVFIDAEAFLPHLGKDAHPGHALAAALYLEAGVRGMMVKGSFEGRKGVELLRIALARRVYGPSHLDAIAQALIALHRRAATIPGMVVESEPAALRATLSRFRPLPIS; via the coding sequence ATGCTCATTTCGCCTTACCGCAACAAGATCGTCCATCCCCTCGCCCTGCCCGCGCCCGCCGAGCGCCTGGCTCACCTGGCCGAGGCGGGCTACAACGTCGCGCGCCTGCCGAGTGCGGCCGTCTACCTCGACCTCCTGACCGACTCGGGGCAGGCCGCCATGAGCGATCGCCAGTTCAGCGCCATGGGCCGCGGTGACGAGGCCTACGCAGGCTCGCGCAGCTTCGCAGCACTCGCCGAGCGCGTAGAGGCGCTCTTCGGCCTGCAATTCACCGTGCCGGCCCACCAGGGCCGTGCTGCCGAGAACCTGCTCGCCCAGCACCTCCTGAGACCCGGCACCCGGGTGTTCGGCAACGCCCTACACTCGACCACCCGCCGGATCCTCGCCCACGCCGAGGCCCGCTTCCACGAAGTCGGCGTCGCCCACGCCTGGGATACCGCCTCGACCGACGCCTTCAAGGGCGACCTGGACCTGTCGCGCCTTTCGAGCACCCACGCCGAAGGCAACGAGCCGAGCGTCGTCTGGCTCGCCATGACGAGCGAACCCATCGGCGGTCAGGCCGTGAGCCTGGCCAACGTTCGGGCGGTCAGCGAATGGGCCCGCTCGCACGGCATCCCGGTCGTGGTCGATGCGAGCCGCCTGCATGAGAACGCCTGGCGCATCCGCTGCCACGAGGCGCCGGACCAGGACGCCGAGGCCATCGCCCGGCAGGTCGCCGCTTGCTGCGACTACCTCTACCTGAGCGGCAAGAAGGTGGGCCTCTCGACCGTGGGTGGCCTGGTCGCCACCGCCGATCGCGGGGCCATGGAGCGGCTACGGCGGCACTGCATCGTCTTCGAAGGGATGCCCTTCTACGGCGGAATGGCCGGGCGCGACATGGAAGCACTCGCCGTCGGCCTGGACGAGGCCTTCGACGACACGGCCCTCGCCCACCGCGCGGGCCTCATCGCGAGGATGGCCGAGCAGCTCACTGCCGCCGGCGTGCCCATCATCCAGCCGCCCGGGGGCCATGCGGTCTACCTCGACATGGATCGCTTCGCGCCTCACCTGGGCGCCACCGCCTCGGCCACGCTCACCGCCTGGCTCTACGCCATCGCCGGAGTGCGCGCAGCAGCCGTCGACACCCGTGACGCCCTGGGCGCGCCGCGCCGCCTGGTGCGCCTGGCCTTGCCCGCGCGTCGCTACGACGAAGCGCAGCTCGACTGGGTCGCAAAGGGGGTGGCGGCGCTCTACGCCCAGCAAGAGCAGTTGCCCGTCCTCTTGCAGACCGGGAAATTCGAGGGCCTGCCCCCGGGCGAGCCACGCTTTGAACCAAGCAGCGAAGCCTTCGAGGCCCCCTCGCCCCTTTCGGGCCCCATCACCCCGTACTACGCCAGGGTCGTCGAGCCAGCCGTGGCCCCGCCGCGCGCCCAGCGAGAAGCCGTCCTCGCCCAGGCCGGCTACAACCTGTACCTCTTGCCCGCCGATGCGGTTGGGATCGACGCCTTCACCGACAGCGGCACCAACGCCATGAGCGATCGCGCCTGGGGCGAGATGGTCGCCGCCGACGAGGCGTACCGGGGGACTGGGGCCTATTCGCGCTTCGCCGAGGCGGTGCGCGAGACCTACGGCTTCCCGTACGTCCTGCCCGCCCACCAGGGGCGCGGAGCCGAGGCCCTGCTCTCGGAAACCCTCATCCGGCCCGGTCGCGCCGTCGTCATCGGGAACCAACCCTTCACCACGACCCAGACCCACATCCTGCGCTGCGGTGGCCGGTTCGTGGACGTGACCGTCGAGGCGGCCTACCGGCCCGATGAGCGGCATCCCTTCAAGGGGGACGTGGACCTCGACAGGCTCGAAGCCGCCATCCATGCGCACGGCCCCGAGCGCATCGCCTACCTGAACCTCGGCGTGACGGTCAACGCCTCGGGCGGCCAGCCCGTACGGCTCGAGACCCTGCGCGCGATCAAGGCGATCGCCGAACGCCACGGTCTGCCCATCTACCTGGACGCCACGCGGGCCGTGGAGAACGCCTGGTTCATCCGCGAGCGCGAGGCCGGAATGAACGCGTATTCCGTCTCGGACCTCGTGCGCGAAATCGCAGCGTGCGCCGACGGCATCACCGTGAGCGCCAAGAAGGACCTGATGACGAACATCGGGGGCTTTCTCGCCCTGCGGGACCCTGCGGTGGCCGAGCGCGCCTGGAAGGTCTCCGAGCGCCTCGCGGGCCATCCGGCCTCGGGCGGGCTCGCCAACCGCGACCTGCTGGCCATGGCTTGCGGGCTCACGGAAATGCGAGATGATGCCACCGTCACGCACCGCATCCTCCAGGTGCGGGAGCTGGGCGAGCGCCTCTTGGCGGCGGGCCTCCCGGTGATCGCACCCATCGGGGGGCACGCGGTCTTCATCGACGCGGAGGCCTTCCTGCCGCACCTCGGCAAGGACGCGCATCCGGGCCATGCCCTCGCCGCGGCTCTCTACCTGGAGGCCGGCGTGCGTGGGATGATGGTCAAGGGCTCCTTCGAGGGACGCAAGGGAGTCGAGTTGCTGCGCATCGCTCTGGCGCGCAGGGTCTACGGCCCTTCTCACCTCGACGCCATCGCGCAAGCGCTCATCGCCCTGCACCGGCGCGCCGCGACCATCCCGGGCATGGTGGTCGAAAGCGAGCCCGCCGCCCTTAGGGCCACCCTCAGCCGCTTTCGCCCACTTCCCATTTCGTAG